A stretch of Venenivibrio stagnispumantis DNA encodes these proteins:
- the crcB gene encoding fluoride efflux transporter CrcB — MEKYIVIAIGGSIGAVSRYIVSTLSAKYFGTDFPYGTLIVNIIGSFILSFFMVLSIEKLALNPLWRLFFATGFLGAFTTLSSITYETLAIAQDGDYIKALINIFANFFISLLFAYIGFILAKTLL; from the coding sequence ATGGAAAAATATATTGTTATTGCAATAGGTGGTAGTATTGGAGCTGTAAGTAGATATATAGTCTCAACTTTATCAGCTAAATATTTCGGGACAGATTTTCCGTATGGAACCCTTATTGTAAATATAATAGGCTCTTTTATACTTTCATTTTTTATGGTGCTTTCCATAGAAAAACTTGCATTAAATCCTTTATGGAGATTATTTTTTGCTACCGGATTCTTAGGAGCTTTTACTACCTTATCATCTATCACTTATGAAACCCTTGCAATTGCCCAAGATGGAGATTATATTAAAGCTTTAATAAATATATTTGCTAATTTTTTCATATCTTTATTATTTGCATATATTGGATTTATATTAGCTAAAACATTATTATAG
- a CDS encoding DUF190 domain-containing protein produces the protein MKIEGEAILIRIHIGEDDKVDGKLLYKKIIEILRENDIAGATVLRGIMGYGASSIIHAASILDISSDLPIIVEIIDKEERINKVLPKIEPLIKNGLITQEKVKVIKYIAEEKK, from the coding sequence ATGAAAATAGAAGGAGAAGCTATATTAATTAGAATTCATATTGGAGAAGATGATAAAGTAGATGGAAAATTACTTTATAAAAAGATAATAGAGATACTACGGGAAAATGATATTGCCGGAGCAACTGTTTTAAGAGGAATAATGGGATATGGGGCTTCATCAATAATACATGCAGCTTCTATTTTAGATATATCTTCAGATTTACCAATAATAGTAGAAATTATAGATAAAGAAGAAAGAATCAATAAAGTTTTACCGAAAATAGAACCACTTATAAAAAATGGATTAATAACCCAAGAAAAAGTAAAAGTTATAAAATATATAGCAGAGGAGAAGAAATAA
- a CDS encoding hydroxyacid dehydrogenase gives MKIGFFEVEDWERLYLEKKIKDLGIEAEIIFSKEPLDSGSVSFYKDIDIAIVFIYSKLDKDVLQNLPNLKYIITRSTGFDHIDVDYCRKNNIVVSNVPGYGNNTVAEYTFALILALARKFKPMIERTSRGIFSRDGLTGIDLAGKTIGVIGTGRIGSHVVKIAHGFGMKILAYDRQKEEELIQKYGVEYVGLEDLLRQSDIVTLHVPYTKATHHLINRFNIKLMKLDAMLINTSRGPVVEMEAIVQALKEGRLAGGVGLDTFEAEDVWIEEEYLKRDDIPAIKLKKAMEAFYVLHAENVIVSPHNAYNTKDALYRILDITLNNLIGFLNNNPKNVVCCKE, from the coding sequence CATCTTTTCAAAAGAGCCACTTGACAGTGGTTCTGTATCTTTTTATAAAGATATAGATATTGCTATTGTATTTATTTATTCTAAATTGGATAAAGATGTATTACAAAATTTGCCAAATCTAAAATATATAATTACCCGTTCTACCGGTTTTGACCATATAGATGTTGATTATTGTCGTAAAAATAATATAGTTGTTTCTAATGTTCCCGGATATGGTAATAACACGGTTGCAGAATATACATTCGCTTTAATACTTGCTTTGGCAAGAAAATTTAAACCTATGATAGAAAGAACATCAAGGGGAATATTTTCAAGGGACGGTTTAACTGGAATAGATTTAGCAGGTAAAACAATTGGAGTAATAGGAACCGGTAGAATAGGAAGCCATGTTGTAAAAATAGCCCATGGCTTTGGCATGAAAATATTAGCTTACGATAGACAAAAAGAAGAAGAGCTAATACAAAAATACGGTGTTGAATATGTAGGATTGGAAGATTTGCTTAGACAATCTGATATAGTAACTCTTCATGTTCCTTATACGAAAGCTACACATCATTTAATAAATAGATTTAATATAAAGCTTATGAAACTTGATGCGATGCTTATAAATACATCAAGGGGGCCTGTTGTAGAGATGGAAGCTATTGTGCAGGCACTTAAAGAAGGAAGACTTGCCGGTGGTGTAGGTCTTGATACATTTGAAGCCGAAGATGTATGGATAGAAGAAGAGTATTTAAAAAGAGATGATATTCCGGCAATAAAATTAAAAAAAGCAATGGAAGCTTTTTATGTTCTACATGCTGAAAATGTTATAGTTTCTCCTCATAATGCATACAATACAAAAGATGCTTTATATAGAATTCTTGATATTACTTTGAATAACTTAATCGGATTTTTAAATAATAATCCAAAAAATGTTGTTTGCTGTAAAGAATAA